From Granulicella sp. WH15, the proteins below share one genomic window:
- a CDS encoding DUF4411 family protein yields the protein MLYLLDANVMIRAHEDYYPIDRIPQFWTWLAALGEAGAAKVPYEIYGEIAVSTGPLHDWLTDAAISKAMLFDQKIDPANLNLVLTQGYASDLNDSEIEEIGQDPFLIGYALADVANFTVVTKEVSAPSKQRANRRVPDVCKTFGIRSINDFEFYRELNFKIGS from the coding sequence GTGCTCTATCTTCTTGATGCCAACGTCATGATCCGCGCCCATGAGGATTACTACCCCATCGATCGAATTCCGCAGTTCTGGACGTGGCTTGCCGCATTGGGAGAAGCGGGCGCCGCAAAGGTTCCCTATGAAATCTATGGTGAAATTGCTGTTTCGACCGGCCCATTGCATGACTGGTTGACCGACGCCGCAATCTCGAAAGCCATGCTCTTCGATCAGAAGATCGATCCCGCCAACCTTAATTTGGTGCTTACGCAGGGGTATGCGTCGGACTTGAACGACAGCGAGATCGAAGAGATCGGGCAAGACCCTTTTCTTATTGGATACGCATTGGCCGACGTTGCGAACTTTACCGTCGTAACGAAGGAAGTCTCCGCTCCCAGTAAGCAGCGGGCGAATCGAAGGGTTCCCGATGTTTGCAAAACATTCGGCATTCGATCCATCAATGATTTTGAGTTCTATCGAGAGTTGAACTTCAAGATTGGCTCTTGA
- a CDS encoding alpha-glucosidase yields the protein MNFKAILLAICLLLTRAYAQAPATDETWWKHAVLYEIYPRSYQDSNGDGIGDLNGITARLDYLKSLGVDAIWISPMYPSPQVDFGYDISNYEAVDPQYGSLKDFDRLVAEGKKRNVRVVLDMVLNHTSDKHQWFIDAASSSTNPHHDWYVWSDGKPGSGPEAHEGRVPPNNWVSLFGGSAWEWVPAVHQFYYHKFYKQQPDLNWRNPAVEEAMFNTMRFWLDRDVAGFRLDAIPTLFEDKQLRDERSLGGTNAQGDPNLDDSLTSNLPEVHDVIRRMRAMVSSYPGDRVLIGETYLPNTAELDKWYGGAKKDELNLPMDMLLGFSNKLDAGAFRKLIDEADTQLHGSQPLFVFDNHDNIRSIDRYGDGVHNQQILKQLAVILLTTRSTALMYQGEELGMVTATPTRVEDVKDPIGITGWPKEKGRDGERTPMQWDASNLQAGFSTNPHTWLPVPANYTTINVMAEAKDPGSQLNWYKQLIRMRRELPALRNGGLAMLDTANPSVLSYVRTPSDGSPAVVVSLNMSGTPQTLSFDLRSTGIKDKTAKTLLTDAPELSNVHSLHSITLPPFASWVGSVQYAAP from the coding sequence ATGAACTTCAAAGCGATTCTTCTGGCCATCTGTCTCCTGCTTACACGCGCGTATGCGCAAGCGCCCGCTACCGATGAAACCTGGTGGAAGCACGCTGTTCTCTACGAGATCTACCCGCGCTCTTATCAGGACTCGAACGGTGATGGGATCGGCGATCTCAACGGCATCACCGCACGGCTCGACTATCTCAAAAGCCTTGGCGTCGATGCGATCTGGATCTCTCCGATGTATCCGTCGCCCCAGGTCGACTTCGGTTATGACATCTCGAACTACGAGGCCGTCGATCCTCAGTACGGTAGCCTCAAGGACTTCGACCGGCTCGTCGCCGAGGGGAAGAAGCGCAATGTTCGCGTGGTGCTCGATATGGTGCTCAACCATACCTCGGATAAGCATCAGTGGTTTATCGACGCTGCCAGTTCGAGCACCAATCCGCACCATGACTGGTATGTGTGGAGCGATGGCAAGCCCGGCAGCGGGCCGGAGGCGCACGAAGGGAGAGTGCCGCCGAACAACTGGGTTTCGCTCTTCGGCGGCTCCGCGTGGGAGTGGGTTCCGGCGGTTCACCAGTTTTACTATCACAAGTTTTATAAGCAGCAGCCCGATCTCAACTGGCGTAATCCCGCTGTGGAAGAGGCCATGTTCAACACCATGCGCTTCTGGCTCGACCGCGATGTGGCTGGTTTTCGTCTGGATGCTATCCCTACGCTCTTTGAAGATAAACAGCTACGTGATGAGAGATCGCTGGGCGGCACCAACGCGCAAGGTGATCCTAATCTCGATGACTCACTTACCAGCAACCTGCCTGAAGTTCACGATGTCATCCGTCGGATGCGAGCCATGGTCAGCTCTTATCCTGGGGATCGAGTGCTTATCGGAGAGACTTATCTTCCCAATACTGCTGAGCTTGATAAGTGGTATGGAGGCGCTAAGAAAGATGAACTTAACCTTCCGATGGATATGTTGCTCGGGTTCTCGAACAAGCTCGATGCCGGTGCATTTCGTAAGCTGATCGACGAAGCTGATACTCAACTGCATGGTTCGCAGCCGCTCTTCGTCTTCGACAATCATGACAATATCCGCTCCATCGATCGCTATGGCGACGGAGTTCACAACCAGCAAATATTGAAACAGCTAGCTGTGATCCTGCTTACGACTCGCTCCACGGCCCTGATGTATCAAGGCGAGGAACTGGGCATGGTTACCGCGACTCCTACGCGTGTGGAAGATGTCAAAGACCCTATTGGTATTACCGGATGGCCCAAGGAGAAGGGCCGCGATGGGGAGCGCACGCCGATGCAGTGGGACGCCTCTAATCTGCAGGCTGGATTCAGCACCAACCCTCATACGTGGCTGCCTGTTCCGGCCAACTACACCACCATCAATGTGATGGCTGAAGCGAAGGACCCCGGCTCGCAGCTCAACTGGTACAAGCAGTTGATTCGTATGCGTCGCGAGTTGCCTGCCCTTCGCAACGGCGGCCTCGCCATGCTCGACACTGCGAATCCCAGCGTCCTCTCCTACGTGCGCACGCCGTCCGATGGCTCTCCTGCGGTCGTAGTCTCGCTCAATATGTCGGGCACGCCGCAGACCTTGTCCTTTGACCTTCGCTCCACCGGCATCAAGGATAAGACTGCCAAGACTCTGCTCACGGATGCTCCTGAGTTATCGAACGTGCATAGCCTTCATAGCATTACTCTGCCGCCCTTTGCTTCCTGGGTGGGAAGCGTTCAGTATGCTGCTCCCTAG
- a CDS encoding alpha-amylase family glycosyl hydrolase produces the protein MRRLLLLLVASTAFAQSPVISKIDPPNWWPAMPAPMLLLRGENLAAASFTLSDKSLHITSTHISPNGHYAELFLSASPAHSEEVKITARNASGQTVTPYVFAPRRASSEDFAGFSSKDVMYLILTDRFADGDASNNGATDSSPRGWHGGDLRGILQHLDYLQELGITTIWITPVYENHGSSSYHGYGATDMYAVDEHYGTLADLKALAAALHARRMKLVLDTVPNHVGPAHPWVADSPEPTWFHGDLAHHTVAQQVFAPITNPHAPWRDQRKITEGWFVDTLPDLNQENPAVSQYLIQNAVWWTEQAGLDGFRIDTFPYVGRPFWHEFHARLHELYPHLTTVGEVSDADPTVVSTFAGGAVRTGSQMSVDTGLDTPFDFPTYYALRDALLKDAPMTRLAEVLRLDNLYPHPERLVPFIGNHDNSRFANDPAATPQVIDLAFTLLTTMRGLPQIYSGDEIAMRGGDDPDNRRDFPGGFPASSTNAFLASGRSAEQQHTFATLQRLLLLRRQHPALQSGEEQVLHASQDVLVYTRTLTTASENEHILIAINKGHSSSRTSIATDDTAVADLTHATSLSESVGTLSLEPKSLTLSLAPQTAAIFNLK, from the coding sequence ATGCGCCGCTTACTTTTACTGCTCGTCGCCTCCACTGCCTTCGCGCAGTCTCCGGTGATCTCTAAGATTGATCCGCCGAACTGGTGGCCTGCGATGCCTGCTCCCATGTTGCTGCTACGCGGAGAGAACCTTGCCGCTGCCAGCTTCACCCTGAGCGATAAAAGCCTGCACATCACGAGCACGCATATCTCTCCGAATGGTCACTATGCAGAGCTTTTTCTTTCCGCATCTCCTGCACATTCTGAAGAGGTGAAGATTACCGCACGCAACGCCTCCGGCCAGACAGTGACACCCTATGTCTTCGCGCCGCGCCGCGCCTCATCTGAGGACTTCGCCGGGTTTTCGTCGAAGGACGTCATGTATCTCATCTTGACGGACCGTTTCGCTGATGGTGACGCCTCCAACAATGGGGCCACCGACAGCTCTCCACGAGGATGGCATGGTGGCGATCTACGCGGCATCCTGCAGCACCTCGACTATCTTCAGGAACTTGGCATCACGACAATCTGGATTACACCTGTCTATGAGAACCACGGTAGCTCCAGCTACCACGGCTATGGCGCGACCGATATGTACGCCGTCGATGAGCACTATGGCACGCTGGCCGACCTGAAGGCTCTGGCTGCGGCCCTGCACGCTCGCCGCATGAAGCTCGTACTCGACACCGTACCAAACCATGTGGGTCCAGCTCATCCCTGGGTTGCCGATAGCCCCGAGCCTACTTGGTTTCACGGAGACCTTGCTCATCACACGGTTGCCCAGCAAGTCTTTGCGCCCATCACCAATCCCCATGCGCCCTGGCGGGATCAGCGCAAGATCACTGAGGGCTGGTTCGTCGATACCCTTCCCGACCTGAACCAGGAGAATCCCGCGGTCTCGCAGTACCTGATCCAGAACGCCGTCTGGTGGACCGAGCAGGCCGGTCTTGACGGGTTTCGCATCGATACCTTTCCCTATGTGGGACGGCCCTTCTGGCATGAGTTTCATGCGCGGCTCCATGAGCTTTATCCGCATCTCACCACCGTCGGCGAGGTCTCCGATGCTGACCCGACTGTTGTCTCCACCTTTGCGGGAGGAGCCGTCCGTACCGGCTCGCAGATGAGCGTCGATACGGGCCTCGATACACCCTTCGACTTTCCTACCTACTATGCCCTGCGCGATGCCCTGCTGAAGGACGCGCCTATGACGAGGCTCGCCGAAGTTCTGCGACTCGACAACCTCTATCCTCATCCCGAGCGGCTGGTTCCCTTCATCGGCAACCATGACAACTCTCGCTTCGCCAACGATCCGGCGGCAACTCCGCAGGTGATTGACCTTGCCTTTACGCTGCTGACCACGATGCGTGGGCTGCCACAAATCTATTCCGGAGATGAGATCGCCATGCGTGGTGGCGACGATCCGGATAACCGCCGCGACTTCCCTGGTGGCTTCCCTGCTTCGTCTACGAATGCGTTTCTTGCAAGCGGCCGCAGTGCCGAGCAGCAGCACACCTTCGCCACGTTGCAAAGGCTACTTCTGCTTCGCCGCCAACACCCTGCTCTGCAATCCGGCGAGGAGCAGGTGCTCCATGCCAGTCAGGACGTGCTTGTCTATACGCGGACACTCACCACGGCCAGCGAGAACGAGCACATCCTCATCGCCATCAACAAGGGCCACAGCTCCAGCAGGACGTCCATTGCTACCGACGACACGGCCGTCGCGGATCTTACTCATGCAACCTCCTTGTCTGAGAGCGTTGGGACGCTCTCCCTCGAACCGAAGTCGCTCACGCTTAGCCTCGCTCCGCAGACCGCGGCCATCTTCAACCTGAAGTAA
- a CDS encoding winged helix-turn-helix domain-containing protein translates to MSSSHEAVVRVGFGLYEANLQTGELWKAGKKLKLQSQPFKVLTALLERPGEVVTREELQVRLWGKDSVGDFDHSLGTAINKIREALGDTADNPRFVETLARRGYRFIAPVSDLAGKVESLIETPVLGETLSPLPTSVPAKPWDESVSTLGKGWWLAGLLCGLALIAATVLYISWPSRPPLLRIQQLTSTGRIAPGMPTMESLPAAATDGVRIFVPEIEEGRPVLSQVDVHTGDLQRMSLPQELPSPSLGDLSPDGSTLLLRSHLSPESEQPLWLVPTSGGSALRLANVVGHDATWMPDGKSVLFATGNQLIVNRLADGGSTPFATLPGRAFWMRWSPDGKLLRFTLMDPIGHTLGLWEAKSDGKGLRRILDNWSKPGSECCGVWTGDGRYFVFQADRGGSSDLWRMDGKKDTAPVRVTDGPLNFAAPVSPKTGRKIFFLGLETQSVLQIYNAAQRVFVPAPVFLAQATRVEYTRDRGWVLWTDGQGRLWRAHADGSERIQVTPDSLQVFLAHWSPDGHRIALMAREPGKAWQIYLVGAEGGAPDRPLAEKRNAADPSWSADGQQIVFGRVSDVMGKEEGPRALEVLDLRTHHVTTVPGSEGLFSPRWSPDGRYIAALSLDQSKLLLFDTTTDAWRTIADTTAADPVWSADGKAIYFHASLAETQPIYRISVPEGKLEQIANLASFAGGATADYFFCGLTAGDVPIVRSRTGTGNLYSINLEER, encoded by the coding sequence ATGTCTTCCTCTCATGAGGCCGTGGTCCGGGTGGGGTTTGGGCTGTATGAGGCCAACCTCCAGACGGGAGAGCTCTGGAAGGCGGGCAAGAAGCTGAAGCTGCAGAGCCAGCCCTTCAAGGTGCTGACCGCTCTGTTGGAGCGTCCCGGCGAGGTAGTGACCCGCGAGGAGCTTCAAGTTCGTCTCTGGGGAAAGGACTCAGTCGGCGACTTCGACCACTCGCTGGGCACCGCCATCAATAAGATCCGCGAGGCGCTGGGCGACACGGCCGACAACCCGCGTTTCGTGGAGACGCTGGCACGGCGCGGCTACCGCTTTATCGCCCCCGTGTCTGACCTGGCGGGCAAGGTCGAGAGCCTGATCGAGACGCCCGTACTCGGGGAAACCCTGTCCCCACTTCCCACCTCGGTGCCCGCCAAGCCGTGGGACGAATCCGTCTCCACCCTCGGAAAGGGCTGGTGGCTCGCCGGACTACTCTGCGGCCTGGCATTGATTGCGGCGACAGTCCTCTATATAAGCTGGCCCTCCCGTCCCCCTCTGCTGAGGATTCAGCAACTGACCAGCACCGGCCGCATCGCACCGGGAATGCCCACCATGGAGAGCCTTCCGGCTGCGGCCACCGATGGCGTGCGGATCTTCGTCCCGGAGATTGAGGAGGGCCGCCCGGTGCTGTCGCAGGTGGACGTCCACACCGGCGATCTCCAGCGGATGTCCCTGCCGCAGGAGCTTCCTTCGCCCTCCCTCGGCGACCTCTCGCCCGACGGTTCCACCCTGCTGCTGCGCAGCCATCTCTCGCCGGAGTCCGAGCAGCCGCTCTGGCTCGTGCCGACCAGCGGCGGCAGCGCCCTGCGCCTCGCCAACGTCGTAGGCCACGACGCAACCTGGATGCCGGACGGCAAGAGCGTGCTCTTCGCAACAGGAAATCAGCTCATCGTGAACCGGCTTGCGGACGGCGGTTCGACTCCCTTCGCGACGCTTCCGGGCCGCGCCTTCTGGATGCGCTGGTCGCCCGATGGCAAGCTCCTCCGCTTCACCCTGATGGACCCCATCGGCCACACGCTCGGGCTGTGGGAGGCGAAGAGCGACGGCAAGGGCCTGCGCAGAATTCTGGATAACTGGAGCAAACCGGGCTCTGAGTGCTGCGGTGTCTGGACCGGAGACGGTCGCTACTTCGTCTTCCAGGCCGACCGCGGCGGCAGCAGCGATCTCTGGCGGATGGACGGCAAGAAAGATACCGCGCCGGTACGGGTGACGGACGGTCCCCTGAACTTCGCCGCGCCGGTCTCCCCGAAGACCGGCCGCAAGATCTTCTTTCTCGGGCTGGAGACGCAGTCGGTCCTGCAGATCTACAACGCGGCCCAAAGGGTCTTCGTCCCCGCGCCGGTCTTTCTGGCCCAGGCGACGCGGGTCGAGTACACGCGAGACCGCGGCTGGGTGTTGTGGACCGACGGCCAGGGCAGGCTCTGGCGGGCGCACGCCGACGGATCGGAGCGAATCCAGGTAACGCCGGATTCGTTGCAGGTCTTCCTGGCACACTGGTCGCCCGACGGACATCGCATAGCGCTCATGGCCCGCGAGCCGGGCAAGGCATGGCAGATCTATCTGGTCGGGGCGGAGGGCGGCGCACCGGACCGGCCACTGGCAGAGAAGCGCAACGCCGCAGACCCATCATGGTCCGCGGATGGGCAGCAGATCGTCTTCGGGCGGGTCAGCGATGTGATGGGCAAGGAAGAAGGTCCGCGCGCGCTCGAAGTGCTCGACCTGCGCACGCACCATGTGACAACGGTGCCGGGCTCCGAGGGCTTATTCAGCCCGCGCTGGTCGCCGGATGGCCGCTACATCGCGGCGCTCTCGCTGGACCAGAGCAAGCTCCTGCTCTTCGACACGACTACCGACGCATGGCGAACGATCGCGGACACCACGGCAGCCGATCCAGTCTGGTCGGCGGATGGCAAGGCGATCTACTTCCACGCATCGTTGGCGGAGACACAGCCGATCTATCGGATATCGGTGCCGGAGGGCAAACTGGAGCAGATCGCCAACCTCGCCAGCTTCGCGGGTGGCGCGACGGCGGATTACTTCTTCTGCGGACTGACAGCCGGAGATGTCCCCATCGTGCGCTCACGCACCGGCACAGGCAATCTCTACTCGATCAACCTGGAGGAGCGTTAG
- a CDS encoding TonB-dependent receptor: MKRISREDCVQLFDSIKVLRQPDQRFATAGPALQLEAVFMNICVTKSNIALKLAAITLAVVTVVSPVGLRAQSDNGRVTGIVTDPSGAVVPGTTVTLTNIDTGAVQTLTAGPDGNFTFGAVPRGNYRVEAAHSGFQKTSQSIVLQVSQVQTIEFHLPVGVETQTVEVTDAAPVVDLSTSSTGSVIEGKQVTDLPLNGRNFTSLAALVPGVTRGAFSSDASGRNGNVESFRYSDSGGAALTVNGLRSQSNNFLLDGVDNNESLVNTIVFFTPPEAIQEFRVTTSIAPAEFGRAGGAIVQNSIKSGTNAIHGSAFGYFRDQIFDANPNYFSPTSPSPAFQRKQFGIAAGGPIWKDKLFIFGDYQALRQKQPKDAGFHTVPTALMRQGNFSELLGQSVTTTPGQYAETGCPMIANPVAGAIYDPTTCQPFAGNIIPTDRINVAGQNYLNAFDAPTRAGITNNYYVVRHSIQNFNDFDARLDYHLSQKDSLFARYSYGQDNLLVNSLFTNLPAGFSSGYNVSHPRGVSAGYTRIFTSNIINEFRFGYIRPQFAYINPDQGTPVSANLGIVNANRTPLLGGGALIGSGDGSRLEYTGDGGPYSVPEKTFQFLDALTYTHGKHTFKVGANIIRREVDFFQGNNSKGFFILGGAATSPNTGRFTGYETSEILAGFSDYEVGAASTYYKTFNYETGYFVQDDWKVNRRLTLNLGVRYDLYTYPYEQNNNQANYDIASGTLRIAGVNGNSRSLINTDTNNIAPRIGFAYDLYGNGKTSIRGGFGMFYFLDRGGIGNQLSNNPGFNGVGEYTAAAGYRITFTGQSPTVPNNAATAKAPLPLPAFGAGAAAAADLSASSLLSLQPNNQNGTVTQYNLQIQQQLDKATSLNIAYVGNKGDHLMTFYNANGPQFGTGVGIFPNRQTITNGFAGGSSKYDGLQVFLNRSVGSSLLATVAYTWSHTRDNSNGAFNTGTSGAGTRLFPLPSGAANLAANYGNSDNDQRNVFVASAVYSLPFGRGKMIGNKMNRALDEAVGGWQLNTVITLDSGTPIDINTGSLGSFDNRPDLVSFKKVPRELQGSNSNANDRTFFTGVFALPPVNAAGKYIRPGNLKRNAFSGPGFKTMDLGLFKGFHVTDRVNAEFRAQAYNLFNTPQFSNPDTNLADGTAVAGSTNLFTTGANSAGSNNGFGSISSIRLNTERQLELAVHINF, encoded by the coding sequence ATGAAAAGAATATCGCGGGAGGATTGTGTACAACTCTTCGATTCGATCAAGGTTCTTCGGCAGCCGGATCAGCGTTTCGCTACTGCGGGTCCGGCTCTGCAACTGGAGGCCGTCTTTATGAACATCTGTGTCACCAAAAGTAATATTGCCCTGAAGCTGGCAGCTATAACACTCGCCGTCGTCACCGTGGTCTCACCCGTCGGCCTGCGCGCCCAATCCGATAATGGACGGGTCACCGGCATCGTCACCGATCCCAGCGGAGCGGTCGTTCCCGGCACCACCGTCACCCTGACCAATATTGATACCGGAGCGGTCCAGACGCTTACCGCCGGTCCCGACGGCAACTTTACCTTCGGAGCTGTGCCGCGGGGCAACTACCGGGTCGAAGCCGCTCACTCCGGCTTCCAGAAGACCAGCCAGAGCATCGTCCTTCAGGTGTCGCAGGTCCAGACCATCGAGTTCCATCTCCCTGTTGGAGTGGAGACCCAGACGGTGGAGGTGACCGACGCTGCGCCTGTGGTCGACCTCTCCACCTCTTCTACCGGGTCCGTCATCGAAGGCAAGCAGGTTACCGACCTGCCGCTGAATGGGCGCAACTTTACCTCGCTGGCCGCGCTTGTCCCAGGGGTTACTCGCGGAGCTTTCTCTTCGGACGCCAGCGGTCGCAACGGCAACGTCGAGAGCTTCCGCTACTCCGACTCGGGCGGGGCTGCGCTGACCGTCAACGGGCTGCGTTCTCAGTCCAACAACTTCCTCCTCGACGGCGTGGATAATAACGAGTCGTTGGTCAATACCATCGTCTTCTTTACTCCTCCTGAGGCAATTCAGGAGTTCCGCGTCACTACCTCCATCGCCCCGGCTGAGTTTGGCCGCGCCGGTGGCGCTATCGTGCAGAACTCCATCAAGTCCGGAACCAACGCGATCCACGGCTCTGCCTTCGGTTACTTCCGCGACCAGATCTTTGACGCTAATCCCAACTACTTTTCGCCCACCAGTCCCTCCCCAGCCTTTCAGCGCAAGCAGTTCGGCATCGCCGCCGGTGGTCCGATCTGGAAGGACAAGCTCTTTATCTTCGGCGACTATCAGGCACTCCGGCAGAAGCAGCCTAAGGATGCGGGCTTCCATACTGTTCCCACGGCCCTGATGCGCCAGGGTAACTTCTCCGAGCTGCTTGGCCAGAGCGTCACCACCACTCCGGGGCAGTATGCCGAGACCGGCTGCCCCATGATCGCCAATCCTGTGGCCGGAGCCATCTACGACCCCACCACCTGCCAGCCCTTTGCCGGGAATATCATTCCCACCGATCGCATCAACGTCGCCGGGCAGAACTACCTGAACGCCTTTGATGCGCCCACGCGTGCGGGTATCACGAACAACTACTATGTCGTGCGGCACTCGATCCAGAACTTCAACGACTTCGACGCGCGGCTGGACTACCACCTTTCGCAGAAGGACTCGCTCTTCGCGCGCTACAGCTATGGGCAGGACAATCTGCTCGTCAACAGCCTCTTTACCAACCTGCCCGCTGGATTCTCTTCGGGGTATAACGTCAGCCATCCGCGTGGAGTGTCCGCCGGGTATACGCGTATCTTCACCTCCAACATCATCAACGAGTTTCGCTTCGGTTATATCCGTCCGCAGTTTGCCTATATCAATCCTGACCAGGGCACGCCGGTATCGGCCAACCTTGGCATCGTGAATGCTAACCGTACTCCGCTGCTTGGTGGCGGTGCTCTCATCGGCTCGGGTGATGGTTCTCGCCTGGAGTACACGGGCGATGGCGGCCCTTACTCGGTTCCGGAGAAGACCTTCCAGTTTCTTGATGCACTTACCTACACACACGGCAAGCACACCTTCAAGGTCGGAGCCAACATCATCCGGCGTGAGGTTGATTTCTTCCAGGGCAATAACTCCAAGGGCTTCTTCATCCTTGGCGGCGCAGCTACCTCCCCCAACACCGGCCGCTTCACCGGATATGAGACCTCGGAGATTCTGGCCGGCTTCTCCGACTATGAAGTTGGCGCGGCCAGCACTTACTACAAGACCTTCAACTATGAGACCGGCTATTTCGTTCAGGACGACTGGAAGGTCAATCGGCGTCTTACGCTCAACCTGGGGGTCCGCTACGACCTCTATACCTATCCCTACGAGCAGAACAATAACCAGGCTAACTACGATATCGCCTCGGGCACGCTGCGCATCGCAGGCGTGAACGGGAACTCGCGTTCGCTCATTAATACGGACACCAATAACATCGCGCCGCGCATAGGTTTTGCCTATGACCTCTACGGCAATGGCAAGACCTCCATCCGCGGTGGCTTCGGCATGTTCTACTTCCTCGATCGTGGAGGTATTGGGAATCAGCTCTCGAATAACCCCGGTTTCAATGGCGTCGGCGAGTACACCGCAGCCGCGGGCTATCGTATTACCTTCACAGGTCAGAGCCCTACTGTTCCTAATAATGCTGCCACTGCCAAGGCTCCGCTTCCGCTGCCTGCGTTCGGGGCCGGAGCAGCGGCGGCGGCTGACTTGAGTGCCTCCTCACTGCTGTCTCTGCAACCCAACAACCAGAACGGCACCGTCACCCAGTACAACCTGCAGATTCAGCAGCAGCTCGATAAAGCGACCTCGCTCAACATCGCCTATGTGGGCAACAAGGGCGATCACCTGATGACCTTCTACAACGCCAATGGACCGCAGTTTGGCACTGGGGTTGGCATCTTCCCCAACCGCCAGACCATCACCAACGGCTTTGCCGGCGGCTCTTCGAAGTACGACGGATTGCAGGTCTTCCTCAATCGCTCCGTGGGCTCGAGCCTGCTTGCTACTGTTGCTTATACCTGGTCTCATACTCGCGACAACTCCAACGGAGCCTTCAATACCGGCACCTCGGGAGCAGGCACCCGTCTCTTCCCGCTGCCGAGTGGGGCCGCCAATCTCGCTGCCAACTACGGCAACTCCGACAACGATCAGCGCAATGTCTTTGTCGCCAGTGCGGTCTACTCCCTGCCCTTCGGGAGGGGCAAGATGATCGGCAACAAGATGAACCGGGCGCTCGATGAGGCTGTCGGCGGATGGCAGCTCAATACCGTCATCACGCTCGACAGCGGCACGCCGATTGATATCAACACCGGATCGCTCGGCAGCTTCGATAACCGCCCCGACCTCGTCTCCTTCAAGAAGGTTCCGCGTGAGCTGCAGGGCAGCAACTCCAACGCTAACGACCGCACCTTCTTTACCGGAGTCTTCGCGTTGCCTCCCGTCAATGCGGCCGGTAAATATATCCGGCCCGGCAACCTGAAGCGCAACGCCTTCTCCGGACCTGGATTCAAGACGATGGACCTTGGCTTGTTCAAAGGCTTCCACGTTACTGACCGGGTCAATGCGGAGTTCCGTGCACAGGCTTACAACCTCTTCAACACGCCGCAGTTCTCTAACCCCGATACCAACCTAGCTGATGGTACTGCGGTGGCTGGCTCCACCAACCTCTTCACTACGGGAGCGAACTCCGCTGGAAGCAACAACGGCTTCGGCAGCATCTCCAGCATTCGCCTCAACACCGAGCGTCAGCTTGAGCTTGCCGTCCACATTAACTTCTAA
- a CDS encoding ImmA/IrrE family metallo-endopeptidase, producing MTTPPHKGPRGEDFRSTGAEVSPRDNALLDALLRDVKARQEMVRGLLEDLDEAHLKRFVSSSSLADGAETVAQRISTALQLPTRRTDWGGTADDFFKRLRTATEELGVFVLLVGDLGSHHSALSEEVFRGFALADPVAPFIVINDHDARTARSFTLIHELAHIYLGQSGVSGSPESVKENSEEGRVEHFCNDVAGLVLLPKSFALQRPVELARGDQVSAGRYIEEVAKHWIVSEPLVAFRLRRMGWITASLYRDLSSSYAARWSSYKANTKAANQLKEGGPSYYVLKQSRLGAALIDVVRRTLRESRLTHTKAAKVLGVNPSSVEPLLRRYEKSPASFAREAVR from the coding sequence ATGACGACCCCACCACACAAGGGGCCGCGTGGAGAGGATTTTCGCTCTACGGGCGCGGAGGTCTCGCCACGCGACAACGCACTGCTCGATGCCCTTCTTCGCGACGTCAAAGCACGTCAAGAGATGGTGCGAGGTCTTCTGGAAGACCTAGATGAGGCACATCTAAAAAGGTTTGTCTCGTCCTCCTCACTCGCCGATGGAGCCGAGACCGTCGCGCAACGTATTTCAACTGCACTGCAACTGCCGACACGACGCACAGATTGGGGCGGTACAGCCGATGACTTCTTTAAGCGGCTCAGGACAGCGACTGAGGAGCTTGGGGTTTTCGTTCTCCTTGTGGGAGATCTTGGTTCGCATCACTCCGCGCTCAGCGAAGAGGTCTTTCGCGGATTCGCGCTTGCAGATCCAGTTGCACCCTTCATTGTTATCAACGACCATGATGCGAGAACCGCTCGCTCATTCACTCTCATTCATGAGCTGGCGCATATCTATCTTGGCCAGAGCGGTGTAAGCGGCTCTCCCGAATCCGTGAAGGAAAACTCCGAAGAAGGACGGGTTGAGCACTTTTGCAACGATGTAGCTGGACTTGTGCTGCTTCCGAAAAGCTTCGCTCTCCAAAGGCCGGTGGAACTCGCCCGTGGCGATCAAGTGTCCGCTGGCCGCTATATCGAGGAAGTGGCGAAACACTGGATCGTCAGCGAGCCACTCGTTGCTTTTCGGCTCCGGCGGATGGGTTGGATTACTGCATCCCTTTACCGGGATCTGAGCAGCTCGTATGCGGCCCGTTGGTCGTCGTATAAAGCCAACACGAAAGCAGCCAACCAGCTTAAGGAAGGGGGACCGAGCTACTACGTGCTCAAACAGAGCAGGCTTGGAGCCGCCCTGATTGATGTTGTTCGCCGCACGCTGCGCGAGAGCCGGCTAACCCACACAAAGGCAGCGAAGGTGCTCGGCGTAAACCCATCTTCAGTCGAACCCCTGCTGCGTAGATACGAGAAGAGCCCTGCATCGTTCGCTCGCGAGGCGGTGCGCTAG